Proteins from one Ananas comosus cultivar F153 linkage group 5, ASM154086v1, whole genome shotgun sequence genomic window:
- the LOC109710134 gene encoding succinate dehydrogenase [ubiquinone] iron-sulfur subunit 1, mitochondrial-like, which translates to MAAARVLVRRGSAARGVLSAPPPPPTVAAARLVQAQPHSSRSEPSPSSSSKPKRPKTFSIYRWNPDEPSSKPRLQSYEIDLSECGPMVLDALIKIKNEVDPSLTFRRSCREGICGSCAMNIDGDNGLACLTKIPQSSSDAATITPLPHMFVVKDLVVDMTNFYSQYKSVEPWLKRKDPPPVPGKEVPQSKADRAKLDGMYECILCACCSTSCPSYWWNPETYLGPAALLHAHRWIQDSRDQYTKERLEAINDEFKLYRCHTIKNCVHACPKGLNPAKQIESIKKLQLQ; encoded by the exons ATGGCCGCCGCGAGGGTTCTCGTCCGCCGCGGCTCCGCCGCGCGCGGCGTCCTCTccgcccctcctcctccccccaccgtcgccgccgcgcGCCTCGTCCAGGCGCAGCCGCACTCGTCCCGATCAGAGCCCTCGCCGTCGTCCTCCTCGAAGCCGAAGCGGCCGAAGACGTTCTCGATCTACCGCTGGAACCCCGACGAGCCCTCGTCGAAGCCCCGGCTCCAGAGCTACGAGATCGACCTCTCCGAGTGCGGGCCCATGGTGCTCGACGCCCTGATCAAGATCAAGAACGAGGTCGACCCCTCCCTCACCTTCCGCCGCTCCTGCCGCGAGGGCATCTGCGGCTCCTGCGCCATGAACATCGACGGCGACAACGGCCTCGCCTGCCTCACCAAGATCCCCCAGTCCTCCTCCGACGCCGCCACCATCACCCCCCTCCCCCACATGTTCGTCGTCAAGGACCTCGTCGTCGACATGACCAACTTCTACAGCCAGTACAAGAGCGTCGAGCCCTGGCTCAAGCGCAAGGACCCGCCGCCGGTGCCCGGCAAGGAGGTCCCCCAGAGCAAGGCCGACCGCGCCAAGCTCGACGGTATGTACGAGTGCATCCTCTGCgcctgctgctccacctcctgcccCAGCTACTGGTGGAACCCCGAGACCTACCTCGGCCCCGCTGCCCTCCTCCACGCCCACCG GTGGATTCAGGACAGCCGTGACCAGTACACAAAGGAGCGTCTTGAGGCCATAAATGATGAGTTCAAGCTTTACCGCTGCCACACTATAAAGAACTGTGTCCATGCCTGCCCTAAGGGATTGAACCCTGCAAAACAGATTGAATCCATCAAAAAGCTCCAGCTTCAGTAG